In Gemmatimonadota bacterium, a single window of DNA contains:
- a CDS encoding DUF4304 domain-containing protein, with protein MLSPALKAAGFGKAGATWRRTNAPAVGVFNLRGSQWGPSFVNLGVYRALVTASGRAEPPAHPHPPPAVTHGRTGSAKLLLDFETDAAECRGAGAGDSCD; from the coding sequence ATGCTCTCGCCGGCGCTCAAGGCAGCGGGATTCGGGAAGGCAGGAGCAACATGGCGGAGGACCAACGCGCCAGCGGTGGGCGTCTTCAATCTCAGGGGGTCCCAATGGGGGCCGTCGTTCGTCAATCTTGGCGTCTACCGCGCGCTGGTGACCGCGAGCGGCCGAGCGGAGCCTCCTGCCCATCCGCATCCGCCTCCGGCAGTGACTCATGGCCGAACCGGGAGCGCTAAGCTCCTGCTCGACTTCGAAACCGATGCAGCAGAATGTCGGGGCGCGGGAGCTGGAGACTCTTGTGATTGA
- a CDS encoding PD40 domain-containing protein yields the protein MNRSLRRDAAYPSTDLVLVSLPDGRETVIVGPNESTGSPNEFTGSAAWSPDGAHLAFFTGGFFNVGYLLFVGGPAGAGAVPLGTQRFYAETPTWSPDGREIAGVRYPDRRLIVIDAATGALRRVVSTVEASGPDWSPDGRRLVFAGHYQVSSAIFVVNRDGTSETRITTPDAAVLLGAGDNLPRWSPDGRSILFQQNRGGLPSVSYPRATLRTVRPDGSEGPDVLGGDATDAAWRPRR from the coding sequence GTGAATCGCTCGCTGCGGCGTGATGCTGCCTACCCCAGCACTGACCTCGTCTTGGTCTCGCTGCCCGACGGACGCGAGACGGTCATCGTTGGCCCGAACGAGTCGACCGGATCCCCGAACGAGTTCACCGGCTCCGCGGCGTGGTCTCCTGACGGCGCTCATCTTGCCTTCTTCACGGGAGGCTTTTTCAATGTGGGCTACCTTCTCTTCGTGGGAGGGCCCGCCGGGGCGGGCGCCGTACCGCTTGGCACTCAGCGCTTCTATGCCGAGACTCCGACGTGGTCGCCAGATGGTCGGGAAATCGCCGGCGTTCGCTATCCAGATCGACGCCTCATTGTGATCGATGCAGCCACGGGTGCGCTTCGCCGGGTTGTCTCGACGGTGGAAGCCAGTGGCCCTGACTGGTCACCGGACGGAAGGCGGCTCGTCTTTGCCGGGCACTACCAAGTGAGCAGTGCGATCTTCGTGGTCAATCGCGATGGAACATCGGAGACCCGCATCACCACTCCTGACGCGGCCGTTCTGTTGGGAGCAGGCGATAATCTTCCGCGTTGGTCTCCGGACGGTCGGTCCATTCTCTTTCAGCAGAATCGGGGTGGGCTGCCGTCCGTGTCGTACCCTCGGGCGACGCTACGCACAGTGCGGCCGGACGGATCAGAGGGCCCGGACGTGCTTGGAGGCGATGCCACTGACGCAGCCTGGCGCCCGCGTCGCTAG
- a CDS encoding amidohydrolase family protein → MNITELLDGYPGHEHNYPVYPLFKDVVELVAQSGITYTPTLLVAYGGPWTENYWYEHSDIHADAKLRRFMPPSEIDQRSMRRPQWFRDDQYIHPRLAEQAKKIIDAGGKVGLGGHGQLQWLGVQWELWSLASGGIAPIDVIRIGSLTGADAIGVAGDLGSLEPCKLADLQVLDANPLDDIRNTNTIRYVMKDGRLSDGDTLDERWPRKRERPRPWWMDGSEAARGTGQ, encoded by the coding sequence ATGAACATCACCGAGCTCCTCGACGGCTATCCCGGCCACGAGCACAACTATCCGGTGTATCCGCTGTTCAAGGATGTGGTCGAGCTGGTGGCGCAGAGCGGGATCACCTACACGCCTACGCTGCTGGTCGCCTATGGCGGGCCGTGGACGGAGAACTACTGGTACGAACACTCCGACATTCACGCTGACGCCAAGCTGCGGCGCTTCATGCCGCCTTCGGAGATCGACCAGCGGTCGATGCGGCGCCCGCAATGGTTTCGCGACGACCAGTACATCCATCCCCGCCTCGCCGAGCAGGCGAAGAAGATCATCGACGCCGGTGGAAAGGTCGGACTGGGCGGGCACGGCCAGCTGCAATGGCTGGGCGTCCAGTGGGAGTTGTGGTCGCTCGCGTCGGGCGGAATCGCCCCGATCGACGTGATCCGGATCGGCTCGCTCACCGGTGCCGATGCCATCGGCGTTGCGGGAGATCTGGGGTCGCTCGAACCGTGCAAGCTGGCCGACCTGCAGGTGCTCGACGCGAATCCACTCGACGACATCCGCAATACCAACACCATTCGCTACGTCATGAAGGACGGGCGGCTTTCTGATGGGGACACGCTCGACGAACGCTGGCCGCGCAAGCGGGAGCGGCCCAGGCCGTGGTGGATGGACGGGAGCGAAGCAGCGCGGGGGACGGGGCAGTAG
- a CDS encoding TetR/AcrR family transcriptional regulator, whose product MLETPKPEARERLLAAAASVFAAYGPAGATSRRIAEAASVNEVTLFRLFGTKDELIDEAVHACSMQERPASLPQFPLDPPSELAAWYAAEWQRLRHLAALLRQCFAVQRAHEQIRREATEVVSHSITVLDAYVTRLGYEDPALPRDREAAVRMFVGALLANTVAVEGDETPGHDASELAVTAQRYARTFLRALGWLASDTPRGIGWEWSPPPDEALDS is encoded by the coding sequence ATGCTCGAGACACCCAAGCCCGAAGCGCGCGAGCGACTGCTGGCGGCTGCGGCCAGTGTCTTCGCCGCGTACGGGCCGGCCGGAGCGACGAGCCGGCGCATCGCCGAGGCAGCATCGGTGAACGAGGTCACGCTCTTCCGGCTGTTTGGAACGAAGGACGAGTTGATCGACGAAGCGGTGCACGCGTGCTCGATGCAAGAGCGCCCGGCCTCGCTCCCGCAGTTTCCCCTCGATCCGCCCAGCGAGCTGGCGGCCTGGTACGCGGCCGAGTGGCAGCGGTTGCGCCATCTGGCCGCGTTGCTGCGCCAGTGCTTTGCCGTGCAGCGCGCGCACGAGCAGATCCGCCGCGAGGCGACGGAGGTCGTTAGCCACAGTATCACGGTGCTCGACGCCTATGTGACGCGACTCGGCTACGAGGATCCGGCGCTCCCGCGCGACCGCGAGGCCGCGGTGCGCATGTTCGTGGGAGCGCTGCTGGCGAACACCGTGGCGGTCGAGGGTGACGAGACACCAGGGCATGACGCATCCGAACTCGCCGTCACCGCGCAGCGCTACGCGCGCACGTTCCTGCGCGCGTTAGGCTGGCTGGCGAGCGACACGCCACGCGGCATCGGGTGGGAATGGTCGCCGCCGCCAGACGAGGCGCTCGACTCGTAG